Proteins from one Akkermansiaceae bacterium genomic window:
- the rpsD gene encoding 30S ribosomal protein S4 has product MARYTGPRAKISRRFGVSLFGPSKAVERRNFPPGQHGVRAGRKKKSEYSVALGEKQKLRFQYGVLEKQFRGYYEEAARRRGVTGVILLQLLELRLDNVIYRSGFANTRQAARQLVNHGHVLVNGRSVDIPSYQVKPGDVVKVAAKPSSQQLATRMVDLTQAAPIADWLTVDKDKLEAVIARVPERSDIDPLVNEQLIVELYSR; this is encoded by the coding sequence ATGGCACGTTACACAGGTCCACGCGCGAAGATCAGCCGCCGTTTCGGCGTCTCCCTCTTCGGCCCGTCCAAAGCAGTCGAGCGCCGCAATTTCCCACCGGGTCAACACGGCGTCCGCGCCGGCCGGAAAAAGAAGAGCGAATACTCCGTCGCACTCGGCGAGAAGCAGAAGCTCCGTTTCCAATACGGTGTCCTCGAGAAGCAATTCCGTGGTTACTATGAGGAAGCAGCCCGCCGCCGCGGCGTTACGGGTGTCATCCTCTTGCAGCTCCTCGAGCTCCGTCTCGACAACGTCATCTACCGTTCCGGTTTCGCGAACACCCGCCAGGCAGCCCGCCAGCTCGTCAACCACGGCCACGTCCTCGTGAACGGCCGCAGCGTTGACATCCCGAGCTATCAGGTGAAGCCGGGCGACGTGGTGAAGGTGGCTGCCAAGCCATCCTCCCAGCAACTCGCGACCCGCATGGTCGATCTCACCCAAGCTGCCCCGATCGCTGACTGGCTCACGGTTGACAAGGACAAGCTTGAAGCTGTGATCGCCCGCGTCCCGGAGCGCTCCGACATCGATCCGCTCGTCAACGAGCAGCTCATCGTCGAGCTTTACTCCCGCTGA
- the rpsK gene encoding 30S ribosomal protein S11, whose product MSEETKPEAAVKPAVEPTAAPAPAPTPAPEAAAPAVEGAPKKEAKRDIFAEIGGGEEEIKIHKAKGSKNVLRGIVHVTATFNNTIVSVTDVNGNSIGWSSAGKMGFKGSRKSTAYAAQVVSQDACRQAMGHGLKEVDVRVKGPGSGRESAVRAVQGLGLEILSIRDVTPIPHNGCRPKKARRV is encoded by the coding sequence ATGTCCGAAGAAACGAAACCAGAAGCCGCTGTGAAGCCAGCGGTTGAGCCGACAGCAGCTCCAGCACCCGCCCCTACCCCCGCCCCTGAGGCTGCGGCACCCGCGGTCGAAGGCGCTCCCAAAAAGGAAGCGAAACGCGACATCTTCGCCGAGATCGGCGGAGGTGAGGAAGAAATCAAAATTCACAAGGCCAAGGGCTCGAAGAACGTTCTTCGCGGCATCGTCCACGTGACTGCCACCTTCAACAACACCATCGTCAGCGTCACCGACGTGAACGGCAACTCGATCGGTTGGTCGAGCGCCGGCAAGATGGGCTTCAAGGGTTCCCGTAAATCCACCGCTTATGCAGCGCAGGTCGTGTCGCAGGACGCCTGCCGCCAGGCGATGGGCCACGGCCTCAAGGAAGTGGATGTGCGTGTCAAAGGTCCGGGTTCCGGCCGTGAGTCCGCCGTCCGTGCCGTCCAGGGTCTGGGTCTTGAGATCCTCTCCATCCGCGACGTCACCCCGATCCCGCACAACGGCTGCCGTCCGAAGAAAGCGCGCCGCGTCTAA
- the rpsM gene encoding 30S ribosomal protein S13 codes for MARILGIEIPNEKRIEASLPYIFGIGRPTAAKILDHAGIDPNIRTGQLTEDQLVRIAQVIQAEQVLVEGDLRRERQSQLKRLTSINCYRGIRHKRGLPVRGQRTRTNARTRKGKKKTVGVKK; via the coding sequence ATGGCACGTATCCTAGGTATTGAAATTCCCAACGAGAAGCGCATCGAAGCCTCGTTGCCGTATATTTTCGGCATTGGTCGCCCGACCGCTGCGAAGATTCTTGATCACGCTGGCATCGATCCGAACATCCGGACCGGCCAACTGACCGAGGACCAGCTTGTCCGCATCGCCCAGGTGATCCAGGCGGAGCAAGTCCTCGTCGAAGGTGACCTGCGCCGTGAGCGCCAGTCGCAGCTCAAGCGCCTGACCTCCATCAACTGCTACCGCGGCATCCGCCACAAGCGCGGCCTTCCGGTCCGTGGCCAGCGCACCCGCACCAACGCCCGCACCCGCAAGGGCAAGAAGAAGACGGTCGGCGTTAAGAAGTAA
- a CDS encoding AAA family ATPase has product MDSALPAHHLPPDDVAAIDELGKVYQALREELGKTIIGQEEVIEQLAICLFARGHALLMGVPGLAKTLLVSSVAETFELSFNRIQFTPDLMPADITGTDIIQESGVGGKREFEFIRGPLFANIVLADEINRAPAKTQSAMLEAMQEHKVTVLGKTYPLSPPFFVLATQNPIEQEGTYPLPEAQLDRFMFLIELDYPSAADEIRIARETTGSARQALNRLIDGNKILAFQQLVRRVPVPEHLYEYAVNIVRRTRPNQPESPQWLKDTVGWGAGPRAVQYLILGAKSRAALRGAYMASLEDLEAVASPVLTHRVITNFSAESQGMTSKKIVQRLITEMREE; this is encoded by the coding sequence ATGGATTCCGCCCTTCCCGCCCACCACCTGCCGCCCGACGACGTCGCGGCCATCGACGAACTCGGAAAAGTTTACCAAGCTCTCCGGGAGGAACTTGGAAAAACCATCATCGGCCAAGAGGAGGTGATCGAGCAACTCGCCATCTGCCTGTTTGCCCGCGGTCACGCCCTTCTGATGGGGGTGCCCGGTCTGGCGAAGACCCTGCTGGTCTCGTCCGTGGCGGAGACCTTCGAGCTTTCCTTCAACCGGATCCAGTTCACTCCGGATCTGATGCCTGCGGACATCACCGGCACGGACATCATCCAGGAATCCGGCGTGGGCGGAAAACGGGAGTTTGAATTCATCCGCGGCCCGCTTTTCGCCAACATCGTCCTGGCGGACGAAATCAACCGTGCCCCGGCGAAGACCCAGTCCGCGATGCTGGAAGCGATGCAGGAGCACAAGGTGACGGTGCTGGGGAAAACCTACCCCCTCTCCCCTCCCTTCTTCGTTCTCGCGACCCAGAACCCGATCGAGCAGGAGGGCACCTACCCCCTCCCCGAAGCGCAGCTCGACCGCTTCATGTTCCTCATCGAACTGGACTATCCCTCCGCCGCGGATGAAATCCGGATCGCCCGGGAGACAACCGGCTCGGCCCGCCAGGCGCTCAACCGCCTGATCGACGGCAACAAGATCCTCGCCTTCCAGCAGCTCGTCCGCCGGGTGCCGGTGCCGGAGCATCTTTATGAATATGCGGTGAACATCGTCCGCCGCACCCGCCCGAACCAGCCGGAGTCCCCACAATGGCTGAAGGACACCGTCGGCTGGGGCGCGGGACCGCGGGCCGTGCAGTATCTGATTCTCGGAGCGAAGTCCCGCGCCGCGCTACGTGGTGCCTATATGGCATCGCTGGAAGATCTGGAAGCGGTGGCCTCGCCTGTTCTCACCCACCGGGTGATCACGAATTTCTCCGCGGAGTCGCAGGGAATGACTTCGAAGAAGATCGTTCAAAGACTCATCACTGAAATGCGGGAGGAATAA
- a CDS encoding four helix bundle protein: MNHNFENLEVWKRGCRLAINVCVASHKSREFALRDQIHRSAISIPSNIAEGSERSSEADFSRFLSYSKGSCGELRTQLMIHREVQGTENRTFQQYRHDDRGNTGNFPDAERTHRPFEASHTAASGFLILVS; this comes from the coding sequence ATGAATCACAATTTTGAAAATCTGGAGGTTTGGAAACGTGGATGCAGGTTGGCGATCAACGTCTGTGTCGCGTCCCACAAGTCCCGTGAATTTGCCCTGCGAGATCAGATCCATCGTTCGGCCATTTCCATTCCTTCAAATATTGCCGAAGGCTCGGAGCGATCCTCAGAAGCAGACTTTTCCCGATTTCTCAGCTATAGCAAAGGTTCGTGCGGGGAACTCCGTACCCAACTCATGATCCACAGGGAAGTGCAGGGAACTGAAAATCGAACCTTTCAGCAATACCGACATGATGATCGAGGAAACACGGGAAATTTCCCGGATGCTGAGCGGACTCATAGGCCATTTGAAGCCTCCCACACCGCTGCATCTGGATTCTTGATTCTTGTCTCTTGA
- a CDS encoding DUF58 domain-containing protein, with the protein MMGNVAGKHRSPHRGSSVEFAEYRKYVPGDDTRRLDWKAYARSDRYYIKEFEADTNLRAYFVVDASGSMKFSGEAGPKVQYARKIAASLAYLLVNQGDAAGLSICTDKLHLEVPPSRRPAHLERLFQTLSSLEPSGETGLIGALHTIAEKIGQRAFVVILSDLFTDPEAFGDALQHLRYRKHDISVFHLMDPLEIGFNFDSPRRFVDLEDGTALVAEPNLIADEYKTALRDFLSAVRAKCHDANADYQLVTTDTPLEPLLREFLTARIVRSKH; encoded by the coding sequence ATGATGGGCAACGTGGCGGGAAAGCACCGCTCGCCGCACCGGGGATCGTCGGTCGAGTTCGCGGAATACCGCAAGTATGTGCCGGGAGACGATACCCGGCGACTGGACTGGAAGGCCTACGCGCGTTCCGACCGGTATTACATCAAGGAGTTCGAGGCGGACACGAACTTGCGGGCCTACTTCGTGGTGGATGCCTCCGGTTCGATGAAGTTTTCCGGCGAAGCAGGGCCGAAGGTCCAGTATGCGAGGAAAATCGCGGCGTCGCTCGCCTACCTGCTGGTCAATCAAGGCGATGCTGCCGGTCTTTCCATCTGCACGGACAAGCTGCACCTGGAAGTACCGCCCAGCCGCCGCCCTGCCCATCTGGAGCGTCTTTTCCAGACGCTGTCATCTTTGGAGCCTTCCGGTGAAACGGGCCTCATCGGCGCGCTGCACACCATCGCGGAAAAGATCGGCCAACGTGCCTTCGTCGTCATCCTTTCCGACCTGTTCACGGATCCGGAGGCGTTCGGCGATGCCCTCCAGCATCTGCGCTACCGCAAGCATGACATCTCCGTGTTCCACCTGATGGATCCTCTGGAGATCGGTTTCAATTTCGACAGTCCCCGCCGCTTCGTGGACCTGGAGGATGGCACCGCCCTGGTCGCGGAACCGAATCTCATCGCCGACGAATACAAAACCGCCCTCCGCGATTTCCTCTCCGCAGTCCGGGCCAAGTGCCATGATGCGAACGCGGATTATCAATTGGTGACAACGGACACGCCATTGGAGCCGTTGTTGAGGGAGTTCCTCACCGCGCGCATCGTGCGTTCGAAGCACTAA